Part of the Verrucomicrobiota bacterium genome is shown below.
GTCTTTGCCCGGCTGAAACCGATGTCGCGTCTGGCGATTTTGACCTTTCATTCGGTGGAAGATCGGAAGGTGAAGTGGTGGGGCCGCGGCTTGACGCGCGATTACGCGGTGGCTGGGGATTGCGATGTGCCGGCGCTGCGACAACCCAAACCGGTCGAAGCGCGGTGGGTCACCCGCAAGGCGCTGGCGCCCAGTGAAGACGAAGTGAGGTCCAACCCTCGAGCCCGCAGCGCGCAATTGAGAGTTTTGGAGCGGTTGTAAGCAGGAGAACGCATGGCGAAGAAGCACAAAGTCAAAGGCAGTCTGATCGGATCCGTCATCCTGGCCCGGGTCGCGTTAATCATGGGATTAGCGGTTTCGGCGGGAGTTGGTTATGTGTGGCTCCAGCAGCAGATCTTCAATTTGACAAAACTTCACGCGGAGAAAGAGCGGCAGCTGCAAAGGCAGAAGGATTATAACAAATCGATGGGGGAAACTCTGAACGCGCTTTCCACTCCGGCCGCGGTCGAGGCGCAAATTCGGCGACTGGGATTGAACCTGGTGATTCCGGCGCCGCATCAAATCGTGCGGGTCGTGGACCAAGGGCTGGGCACGTCCCAAGGGGCTGCATCGGGTTCCGCGGTTCTGGCCTTGAGTCCTTCCGACTCGGCTCTCCGGTGACCCCGGGCTCCGGGACGAGTGACGGCTTCCTCTTTTTTGTGACTGACGCGCGTTTCAATCGAAGGCTGGCAGTGCTCGGCACGCTTCTGTGCTTGGCGCTGGCATCGCTTTCCTGGCGGTTGGTCGAGTTGCAGGTTTGGCGTCACGGGGAGTTGAAAGACCGGGTGGCGGACAATACTCGAAGTGTGTCCACGAGCCAGCCTCGCCGCGGCGATATTCGTGACAGGCGGGGTGCGATTCTGGCGACGAGTGTACCGGTCCGCCGGGTGATTGCGGACCCCACGGTGATGGGGACGAACCAGGCGTTGGTGGCGAGGGCGATTGCCCCGGTCTTGGGCCTCGATGCGGCCGAGTTGGAACTTCGTTTGCAGCCGCAGATCCTGCGCTACCAGACCAACGGCAAGCCCGTTTTTCGGGCCTATGTTCCGTTGAAGGACAAAGTCTCCCTGGACGACTGGGAGCGGGTGCGCAAGGCCATGCAGGAGATTTCGTTTGGACCGAGCGAGGCCACGAACCGTGCCTCGAGCCGGGCCGAGTATTATTTCCGGAACCGCGTGCGGCAGATGTCGATTTTTAGCGAGCAGGATTTTCGGCGTGTTTATCCCAACGGGTTTCTGGCTTCTCATGTCATCGGGTACTTGGGAACCCGGGAAGTGGAGACTCCGGAAGGCAGGTTGCGGGAAGAGTTTGGGGTGGATGGCATTGAAAGAGTGCAGGATTCCAAGCTCCAGGGCATCCGCGGGTACCGGGAAACGGAGGTCGATGGCAAGGGGGTGGAGGTAGCGATGTACCGGAAGCAGAATGTGGCGCCTCAGGCCGGCCACAACGTGGTGTTGACCCTGGATTTGGGGTTGCAGCACATCGCCCAAACCGAGTTGACGAATGCCTACGCCAGACTTGCTCCTGCGAGTGCGTCATGCGTGATTTTGCGTCCGGACACCGGCGACGTGCTGGCCATGGCGAACCTTCCTGGGTTTGACGCCAACGAGCCGGGCGAATCACCGGTCTCGAACCGCAAGAACCGGGCGATCAGCGAATACGTCGAGCCTGGCAGCACCTACAAGTGTCTCGTGCTTGCGGCCGCGCTGAACGAGGGGTTGTTCAGCTTGAACGATCGCTTTGATTGCGGGAATGGAAGCTTTGTCTATCAAAAGCGACGGCTGCGGGATGGAGGACATAGCTACGGCCTTTTGACATTGGAAGAGGTATTGGCGAAATCCTCGAACATCGGAGCCGCCAAGGTGGGTATCGCGCTGGGTTCGGAGCGTCTCTGGCGCTACTCGAAGGCCTTCGGCATCGGATCGCACACCGACGTGGGGCTGCCGGGTGAGGGGGCCGGGTTGTTGAACCCTCTTTCGGCGTGGAATGGTTTCTCAATCACCAGTGTGCCCATGGGGCATGAGGTGGCGGTGACCCCGTTGCAAATGGCGGTGGCGATAGCAGCCATTGCCAACAAGGGGGTCCTCATGCGTCCGCGCTTGACGACGCGGATTGAAGACGAGTCCGGACGGATCGTGCAGGAGTTTCCGGTGGCGCCGGTGCGGCAGGTGATCAGCCCTGCGGCGGCGACCATGATCACGCGGGCGATGAAGAAAGTTGTTTCTCCCATCGGCACCGGGAGATCCATCATCATGGAGCACTACACGGTGGCTGGTAAAACGGGGACGGCGCAAAAGCCCAGAGCGGGTCCGGGCGGCAGCTACAGCGACGACCTTTATGTTTCATCGTTCATCGGTTTTTTCCCGGCGGACGATCCGCAGATTTTGATTTCGGTGACGCTGGACGAACCCAAAGGAGAGCACACGGGAGCGGTCACCGCGGCGCCGGTTTTCAAGGCGATTGCCGAACGCGCCGGTAATTATCTTAACATCCCACCGGACAAGACGCCGGAGTCACCTTCGCAGACCCGGCAGGGCGGTGGAGACCGCGGAGACTGGGTGGGGCGGACGGCGGGGGCTGGCTCATGGGTCATGGGGTCGGCGAGGAAGACTTCGCCTTGAGCAAGGGCCGATCATGACCAAGTT
Proteins encoded:
- a CDS encoding penicillin-binding protein 2 — its product is MTDARFNRRLAVLGTLLCLALASLSWRLVELQVWRHGELKDRVADNTRSVSTSQPRRGDIRDRRGAILATSVPVRRVIADPTVMGTNQALVARAIAPVLGLDAAELELRLQPQILRYQTNGKPVFRAYVPLKDKVSLDDWERVRKAMQEISFGPSEATNRASSRAEYYFRNRVRQMSIFSEQDFRRVYPNGFLASHVIGYLGTREVETPEGRLREEFGVDGIERVQDSKLQGIRGYRETEVDGKGVEVAMYRKQNVAPQAGHNVVLTLDLGLQHIAQTELTNAYARLAPASASCVILRPDTGDVLAMANLPGFDANEPGESPVSNRKNRAISEYVEPGSTYKCLVLAAALNEGLFSLNDRFDCGNGSFVYQKRRLRDGGHSYGLLTLEEVLAKSSNIGAAKVGIALGSERLWRYSKAFGIGSHTDVGLPGEGAGLLNPLSAWNGFSITSVPMGHEVAVTPLQMAVAIAAIANKGVLMRPRLTTRIEDESGRIVQEFPVAPVRQVISPAAATMITRAMKKVVSPIGTGRSIIMEHYTVAGKTGTAQKPRAGPGGSYSDDLYVSSFIGFFPADDPQILISVTLDEPKGEHTGAVTAAPVFKAIAERAGNYLNIPPDKTPESPSQTRQGGGDRGDWVGRTAGAGSWVMGSARKTSP